AGCAGAAATGACCCACATAAAGCATGAGCCACTTATATGGGGTGGACACTCTCTGGTGGCCATTTTTGGATGTGCTCAGGGTCTGAATAAAAATGACTGTCTGCATGCCTTAAAATACAACCTTCCTGTATCGAATTAAAATTGATTTGTCTTTTGCACCTGAAGTCATTGTTAGATGTATACTGACACTGCAGAGCCTCTGTGAACTAAAAACGTCTTCTCTGTTAATTCCAGACAGCGCTGGATGTGTTCGCAGAAATGGAAAAGTCAGATTTTATATCAGACACAAATGTAAACCTGTTGCATCAAATACTGCCAGAGTTGGATCATGAACTGGCAAACATCATACAGAGGTACACACAAGGTATGAGATCCACTTTATTGTGTAAACACATGCATACTTAAATTGTGTATTTCCGTGTATTTCATCAGttgattataatatttacaggGGTCTTCCTGCAACAAGAGGTCACATTTCCTCTGGATAACCAGGTATATGTGTGACTGTAAGCGTGTGTTTCTGAACAACAGTTAGTGCTGCAGGTTGTCAGTTTGATGACTCCTGTGACTGTTTTGTTCCCACAGAGGACCCCTGAGCAACTGTCCATAACTGAAACCCAGCCCAGCTGTAAGCACCTCCTTCTTCCTGTACTCACTCTCatggtttttaatgtttttttaatcacactcATATTCGAGATACAAGTTTccattgttcttttgtttttcagatgtaAACCGGAGTATTCACACTGATGCAGAACCACAGCCCCCCTCCGGTCCTGAACTGGTAGTCCAGTCACAGTCCAGTCCtgctttcattcattctttAGTCAGCACAGTAACATTAATGAATggtctgtttgttgtgtttgtgtcctgCAGTCTGAATACTACCCTCTGACTCATAACCCTCGTGGTTTGTGTGTAGTCTTCAACAATGAAATCTTCACAGGATCAGAACTGAAAGATCGAGGAGGAACTCAAAAGGATGCAGGTATAGTTCTTGTCTTCATGTATACCTTATTTATGTATAAGTGACAGATCGCCATGCAGTCTGCTGATATACCTTCATTTGTTTCTATGTGACACAGATGCTCTGGACACACTGTTCACCCGCTTAGGCTTTGAAGTGGTTATACACAACAACCTGACTGCAGCAGCAATGCTAAATGAAATAAGAAGTATTAGCACGAGGAATTTTCAGAATGATGATGCCTTGGTGAGTAGATTCTTACACCTTAAGAGTTGCACCACTGTATATACTATATTAGATACACGTACTTTGAGAGTTTGGAATATTTATAAAAGCGTTACCTGAGAAGATTTGGCACCACTGTCATGTATTTGTGGAGAATAAAAGCAACCTCTGAAGCTAAAGCCAGAAGCCTGACCTACAAATTCTTCACCATACAACCACAACTTGTGTTACATTTCAGTTCTTTTTCCTTAGTTAGTGAGTGAGCTGTTGCTTCACATTTTCTGCACAGATATGCAGTCTTCTCATAAAGCTCTTAGCAAGGATCAGCGCATTTCTCAAACTGTCACCATGTAgtttttctgcatgtttctgTGATTGTAACAGCAGGTAAATTTAAGGCGTTGGCAACAGTGTTAGTATAATGCATAATAAAATATATGTCTGCCTCTGATCTAAGGTGGTATGCGTGCTTTCCCATGGAGAAAGGGGATGTGTCTTTGGCACTGATGGAAACAAAGTGCACCTGGAAGATCTGACATTCCCCTTTACAAGTGGAAGAGCCCCGACCTTGGCAGGGAAGCCCAAACTCTTCTTCATTCAAGCCTGTCAGGGTGATCAATACCAGAAAGGATTCGTTCCCTGCACCCTGAGGCcaggagaggaggaaaatgaAAGAGGGCTGGAGACGGACGCAGGTCCTCCACCCGAGGCAGTGCCTTCACAAGCAGACTTTCTGATAGGAATGGCCACCGTGGAAGAGTACAAGTCATTTCGAAACACAGTCACAGGATCCATCTACATCCAAGAGCTGTGCAGGCAGCTGATGAGTTCAGCAGAAAGGTGAGTTCAAACAATTAGTTTCTTTTTGACAGAGCTTTCAAACCACCTTACATTATTTATACATAggcccccattttcagaggctccaAAGTCGTTAAAGATCAAATCAAATACATAAAATCTCTGTACATTTCTCTCTGTTTGCTTTTGGTGTTTTCAGGAGTGTGGTTGATGTGAGCTGGGTGTTTTCAGATTTTCCCAAGATGTATCACTAGTAATGCTGATGTTTTCCTTGCAGCCGGGAGATGGATGATATCCTCGCTGTCCTGACACGTGTGAACAGGGAAGTCAGCAAAGGAGACTATTTACACTCCAAACAAATGCCACAGCCCAAATACACTCTCACCAAGAAGCTTGTCCTCAAATATGTGACATGATTGTGACAAATTACAAcactgcaagtgtgtgtgtgtgtgtgtaaatgtgtgggtgattttttttgtaattatgaattgaaaaaaaattaccatgGCAAATGAGAAGGTACAAATTGTGTCATTTcttaaataatgataaaaagtTAGTCAGTCTTCTCCTGGCCTGTAGTGCTGTTTACCTCAAATGTATCCAagtcttgtttttaaaaaaatcatttttttgtcatgaaattaaaaaaaaaaaaactttcagtatGTTGTAATATTTTGTGATCATGGAGTGGCTCTTTTTCACCACCTCTTTgcttaaaaaattaaacttCCAGGGAAGGAAGGTGCTGAAGTGAAATAATAATAAGGTGAAGTTTGGATCCCACATCAGTTCACTTTTAACTGGGATGCTAGTGGAGAAAACTGCAGGGTTAGTTTCTCATTCTGATTTAGGATAATAAGAAATGCAGTGGATGGATCGACTGAAGGGCCCGATCCATCTCTTAGATCCTGTGTCAGGaatttgctggatttctttctattttagatgctgctcatctgctgtagtCATGATTTTTAGACCTTTCACTactttttgtcctccattttcCTCAATTTTAACTCTCCTTTGATGACAGTGGAGCTGATCCGATACAGAGCCGCCCGTCCATCAAGATTTTGCTGAATTTGCTACTCCTCttatatttgaaatcttctgaCACTTGGCACGAACACTATTCGGCTAAGGCTTTACaaaacagggaagacagatttgacttttttgatttttatgttcAATGAATTTTTGAAATGTTCCATAAATACTGTACATGGATGTTTACCTTCAATCCCTACTCCTTCCTTATTCCTAGGCTGACTCTTTTGAAACTCAGTCTGAGTATTCGATGTGCAAAGCTTGACAAACTGCTTCagaccaaattttttttttaaacaaatttttgtaatttttttagatAAACAGTACATTCATTCATGTTTAACTTCAGTGACTACTTCTCCCTTATTTATTGACTAAATCTTTTGAATCTTGCTGCAAGTATTTATTAGGCAAATCcatacaaaatgctgctgatGAGTTTctgatttttgtcttttattctttgCAAATTCTCGAGAAAGAACAGTAGGTTACGTTTAACATCAATGGCTGCTCCTCCCTTACTGCATTAGGCAAAGGTCTACAGAAAGTTCCAGACAGATctttaatttttgatttttttttttgtccatgttGACAAAAATATCTAGTTATGTCTATAATAATTGATGACAAAAATGGCTTTACTCTGATTTGAAAAATACTTGTTCTACAGCTTAGATGCTGACGTTGCCATATTGGATTTTATATCTGACAAAGCAATCATGCACCTTCAGCTGCTACGTGATATTAGATTTCTACTTTTCGCTTTGTGATTATGAGAATaatagcaaaaaagaaaaaaccttgTAATTTCTAGTACTTGATTATATATGAGAAGCAAAGactgcaaacattttctctttttcaccaCGTGACTTTTACAAAGGCTTCTTTGGATCAGCCAGTTCTTTTGTGACTTGGTATGAGCATTCATTGGACAAAGTTCTACAAGGTGTTGCAGACAAATCTTTAATTTTGAACTTTTATCTTTCATGAATTTCAAGAAATACTATTTATTAATCTTTATCTTTGGGATGTCCTTCCATCTaggccagggatcctcaaatccaggcctcgagggccggtgtcctgcaggttaggttttagatgtgtccctgatccaacacacctgaatcaaatggctgaattacctcctcagtatgcagtcaagttctccagagtcctgctaatgacttctatatttgactcaggtgcgttgaagcagagacacatctaaaacctgcaggacaccggacctcgaggcctggagttgaggatccctgatctagGCTGACTGGTTATTAAGTTTAAGTATGCTGCAGTTCAATGAAGAGTCCTCTTCAAAGATGACACAGCCCCCAACTTTACAAACAACCCCTCGCACATGGCCACGCCGTTTCTGACACATTAACGACCACTGAATGGATGAAAAAGGAACTGCACATGAATGATGTGTGGTTAGGGAAGTAGTGTCTCTTGTTTGATCAGCTCAGTGATGGTTGACCTACAGCAAATTCATCTCATATTGTACAAGTAAAACATCTGACAGGGGAGCTCCATAGGCCAACAGGTTGCTTACTCTTAAGGACACACCATGCAGAGATAAACTGAGATTTCTGCCCTTcgctctttgagaatcacttTGTTGTTGCAAAAATGCTGCTTTGTGCCTGTCAGACTATCTTTACAGATTCAACCAAAGAAATTTGAACTagttacaatttaaaactggttcctTGCTAAATTGCCTGTTATGtaacaacactggttcatcccttgagttttcttttttaatgtttgaatgattcgtaggtcagtgttaagtggcttgaCATACATGAAAAGCATCCCTCTGTGAATGGTCAGGAACAgcgactgaaaatgagtgaaaaaagtttggaaagaccttcagaaagcctggagagctgttGCTATAGTTTCCTTAAATCTTCCTtatgttaaatcatgaattaaataATACGCAGAGTGAGCACATAAAAGGTATTTTCGTGCTGAATCTGAGCCCTGCATATATCGACTTCATCATCATGCTGTGCTGCATAAGAgtaagtcagcatacttcacgGGCTTATTTACCTCACTTTGTAAAAGCGgagtgcaaaaataataaaagcttaTGAGGCGAAAGGAGTGAAAAGCCGCATTTAAACTCTCCTCGGTGTGGAGACACGCACGCTGGCGGCAGAGCGTGCAGGGATCCATCTTCATTCAGTAACGTGAGAGCGCTCCTGCTCAAAATGAGTCAGCGCCTTTCGGGCCTTGTTGCGCTCGATGTGGGTGGGTGTGAGAGAGATTCCTCCGGACTCCACCCTGCTGCTTCCACGgttccaggaaaaaaaacttttcacagCTGCTTCACTGCTGCCAGAGAGTTGCTGTGAATAACAACATCGAGTCCGCATCAGAGCTTTAACCAAAGCCGCACAGAGCGTTTAAGGCTCACTGACTGCGGGAGGACATcgctttttttctgtctgggaGTAAGACCCACCGACGAGGTTGACGTCTCTTAATTTGGTAAGATGTTGTCACGCTGCCATATTTCTTCCCATACTTGTTAGACACACAGTTTAGGGTGAAGGTGATAGCGGACGCGATGCGTGGTGACGCTGCTCAGACGCCTGAAAAGGCTTTTTGTTTGCGGGGGTTTGGTAGCTGGGTGGAGTGGGTGCGGGTCCGTGTGGACGTTTTTGGGCTCGTGTTTGAATTTGGTcagccatcttttttttcttttttttttcctaccccAGCTCAGTCAGCAGAACTTTAATGTTGAACACAACACACCACTTATATGTTGTGTGTTTAATTCCTTCTTCTTAAATCGTTTCCTATTCAGCTGTTGGCTGTCGGTACTCAGTCACAGGGCGTCCCGCCCGGATTACACGCGTATTCAAAGGCGGCCTTCTTGTC
This portion of the Archocentrus centrarchus isolate MPI-CPG fArcCen1 chromosome 17, fArcCen1, whole genome shotgun sequence genome encodes:
- the casp8 gene encoding caspase-8 — encoded protein: MMDRLTLSRIDEDLGSSEVAELCFLCRDVVPRKRLEGIKDARELFLRLEEKGVLNDLFLKELLNTIHRADLLRVLETDSRPSKETVVTPVLSDYRKVLYRIYDDMTEENLGKLKFMLTDKVGKRQLETCQTALDVFAEMEKSDFISDTNVNLLHQILPELDHELANIIQRYTQGVFLQQEVTFPLDNQRTPEQLSITETQPSYVNRSIHTDAEPQPPSGPELSEYYPLTHNPRGLCVVFNNEIFTGSELKDRGGTQKDADALDTLFTRLGFEVVIHNNLTAAAMLNEIRSISTRNFQNDDALVVCVLSHGERGCVFGTDGNKVHLEDLTFPFTSGRAPTLAGKPKLFFIQACQGDQYQKGFVPCTLRPGEEENERGLETDAGPPPEAVPSQADFLIGMATVEEYKSFRNTVTGSIYIQELCRQLMSSAESREMDDILAVLTRVNREVSKGDYLHSKQMPQPKYTLTKKLVLKYVT